One segment of Burkholderia multivorans ATCC BAA-247 DNA contains the following:
- the pnp gene encoding polyribonucleotide nucleotidyltransferase: MSMFNKVVKEFQWGQHKVRLETGEIARQASGAVIVDVEDTVVLATVVGAKSAKPGQDFFPLTVDYIEKTYSAGKIPGGFFRREGRPSEHETLTSRLIDRPLRPLFPEGFYNEVQVVIHVLSVNPEIPADIPALIGASAALAVSGLPFNGPVGAARVAYVNDQYVLNPTREQLKSSRLDLVVAGTERAVLMVESEADQLPEEVMLGAVVFGHEQMQTAIDAIHELVRDGGKPEWDWQPAPKDEALIARVTEIAQPELLAAYQIRDKQARSTKLKEVYAATSAKLEEDALAAGTVAADKATVGNILFDLEAKIVRGQILNGEPRIDGRDTRTVRPIEIRTGVLPRTHGSALFTRGETQALVVATLGTKGDEQIIDALEGEYRERFMLHYNMPPFATGETGRVGSPKRREIGHGRLAKRALVACLPSAEEFGYSIRVVSEITESNGSSSMASVCGGCLALMDAGVPMKAHVAGIAMGLILEGNKFAVLTDILGDEDHLGDMDFKVAGTAQGVTALQMDIKIQGITKEIMQVALAQAKEGRMHILGKMTEAVAGANTQLSEFAPRMITIKINPEKIRDVIGKGGSVIRALTEETGTTIDISDDGVVTIASTSSEGMAEAKKRIENITAEIEVGQVYEGTVLKLLDFGAIVNLLPGKDGLLHISEIVNERVKDINDYLKEGQQVKVKVIQTDEKGRVRLSAKALLNEAAAAAQSDTPPQQ, translated from the coding sequence ATGTCCATGTTCAACAAGGTCGTGAAGGAATTCCAGTGGGGCCAGCACAAGGTGCGCCTCGAAACCGGCGAAATCGCGCGCCAGGCGAGCGGCGCGGTGATCGTCGACGTCGAGGACACCGTCGTGCTCGCGACCGTCGTCGGCGCGAAGTCGGCGAAGCCCGGCCAGGACTTCTTCCCGCTGACCGTCGACTACATCGAAAAGACCTATTCGGCCGGCAAGATCCCGGGCGGCTTCTTCCGTCGCGAAGGTCGTCCGTCGGAACACGAAACGCTGACGTCGCGCCTGATCGACCGTCCGCTGCGCCCGCTGTTCCCGGAAGGCTTCTACAACGAAGTGCAGGTCGTGATCCACGTGCTGTCGGTGAACCCGGAAATCCCGGCCGACATCCCCGCGCTGATCGGCGCATCGGCCGCGCTCGCCGTGTCCGGCCTGCCGTTCAACGGCCCGGTCGGCGCTGCGCGCGTCGCGTACGTGAACGACCAGTACGTGCTGAACCCGACCCGCGAGCAGCTCAAGTCCTCGCGTCTCGACCTCGTCGTCGCCGGCACCGAGCGTGCGGTGCTGATGGTCGAATCGGAAGCCGATCAACTGCCGGAAGAGGTGATGCTCGGCGCGGTCGTGTTCGGCCACGAGCAGATGCAAACCGCGATCGACGCGATCCACGAACTCGTGCGCGACGGCGGCAAGCCCGAGTGGGACTGGCAGCCGGCGCCGAAGGACGAGGCGCTGATCGCCCGCGTGACGGAAATCGCGCAGCCGGAACTGCTCGCCGCGTACCAGATCCGCGACAAGCAGGCGCGTTCGACGAAGCTGAAGGAAGTGTACGCAGCGACGTCCGCGAAGCTGGAAGAGGATGCGCTGGCGGCCGGCACGGTCGCGGCCGACAAGGCCACGGTCGGCAACATCCTGTTCGATCTCGAAGCGAAGATCGTCCGCGGCCAGATCCTGAACGGCGAGCCGCGTATCGACGGCCGCGACACGCGCACCGTGCGTCCGATCGAGATCCGCACGGGCGTGCTGCCGCGCACGCACGGCTCCGCGCTGTTCACGCGCGGCGAGACGCAGGCGCTCGTCGTCGCGACGCTCGGCACGAAGGGTGACGAGCAGATCATCGACGCGCTCGAAGGCGAATACCGCGAGCGCTTCATGCTCCACTACAACATGCCGCCGTTCGCGACCGGCGAAACGGGCCGCGTCGGCTCGCCGAAGCGCCGCGAGATCGGTCACGGCCGCCTCGCGAAGCGCGCGCTCGTCGCATGCCTGCCGAGCGCCGAAGAGTTCGGCTACTCGATTCGCGTCGTGTCGGAAATCACCGAGTCGAACGGTTCGTCGTCGATGGCATCGGTGTGCGGCGGCTGCCTCGCGCTGATGGACGCCGGCGTGCCGATGAAGGCGCACGTCGCGGGCATCGCGATGGGCCTGATCCTCGAAGGCAACAAGTTCGCGGTGCTGACCGACATCCTCGGCGACGAAGATCACCTCGGCGACATGGACTTCAAGGTCGCGGGCACCGCGCAGGGCGTGACGGCGCTGCAGATGGACATCAAGATCCAGGGCATCACGAAGGAAATCATGCAGGTCGCGCTCGCGCAGGCGAAGGAAGGCCGCATGCACATCCTCGGCAAGATGACGGAAGCGGTGGCCGGCGCGAACACGCAGCTGTCCGAATTCGCACCGCGCATGATCACGATCAAGATCAACCCGGAAAAGATCCGCGACGTGATCGGCAAGGGCGGCTCGGTGATCCGCGCGCTGACCGAAGAAACGGGCACGACGATCGACATCTCCGACGACGGCGTCGTGACGATCGCGAGCACGAGCAGCGAAGGCATGGCCGAAGCGAAGAAGCGCATCGAGAACATCACGGCCGAGATCGAAGTCGGCCAGGTGTACGAAGGCACGGTGCTGAAGCTGCTCGATTTCGGCGCGATCGTGAACCTGCTGCCGGGCAAGGACGGCCTGCTGCACATCTCGGAAATCGTCAACGAGCGCGTGAAGGACATCAACGACTACCTGAAGGAAGGTCAGCAGGTGAAGGTCAAGGTGATCCAGACGGACGAGAAGGGTCGCGTGCGTCTGTCGGCGAAGGCGCTGCTGAACGAAGCAGCGGCTGCGGCGCAGTCGGATACGCCGCCGCAGCAGTAA
- the rpsO gene encoding 30S ribosomal protein S15 produces MSVADIKKSEVVAQFARGTNDTGSPEVQVALLTARIVELTGHFKTHAKDHHSRRGLLRMVSRRRKLLDYLKGKDADRYRALIEKLGLRK; encoded by the coding sequence ATGTCTGTTGCAGATATCAAGAAGTCGGAAGTCGTTGCTCAGTTCGCCCGCGGTACCAACGACACGGGTTCGCCCGAAGTCCAGGTCGCACTGCTGACCGCACGTATCGTCGAACTGACGGGTCACTTCAAGACCCACGCGAAGGATCACCACAGCCGCCGCGGCCTGCTGCGCATGGTGAGCCGTCGCCGCAAGCTGCTCGACTACCTCAAGGGCAAGGATGCCGACCGTTACCGCGCGCTGATCGAGAAGCTGGGTCTGCGTAAGTAA
- a CDS encoding branched-chain amino acid ABC transporter substrate-binding protein: MHGWKRCALAWSAGWTIAASAFAGGEPVRIALIEGMSGPFANAGAAVERNLRFGVEQVNAAGGVKLRDGAHPLELVVLDSKGSPEEALMQLRAAADRHIGFVAQGNSSAVAAALVAALDKQNARDPDNRMLFLNYSADDPALTGARCSFWHFRFDAHAGMRMAALADVMARDPALRNVYLLNQDYSFGRDVSALARQTLAARRADVRIVGDEFHPIGRIKDFSPYVAKIRASGADAVVTGNWGNDLTLLVKAAREQGLNAKFYTFYGNSLGAPAALGDAGVARVVAVADWHPNVGGAKSDAFYRAFRARFPAAQDDYPVRRMSEMIEMLAAAIDRARSADPVAVARALEGLSFDDGFHPVRMRAQDHQLIQPLYVMEMDKAGTPGVRFDNEGSGYGFRTVLAVPAARTEALSTCSMKRP, translated from the coding sequence ATGCACGGATGGAAGCGTTGCGCGCTCGCATGGAGCGCCGGATGGACGATCGCGGCGTCCGCGTTCGCGGGCGGCGAGCCGGTGCGGATCGCGCTGATCGAAGGGATGTCCGGGCCGTTCGCGAATGCGGGGGCGGCGGTCGAGCGCAACCTGCGGTTCGGTGTCGAGCAGGTTAACGCGGCGGGCGGCGTGAAGCTGCGCGACGGCGCGCATCCGCTCGAGCTCGTCGTACTCGACAGCAAGGGCAGCCCCGAAGAGGCGCTGATGCAGCTGCGCGCGGCCGCCGACCGGCACATCGGCTTCGTCGCGCAGGGCAACAGCTCGGCCGTCGCGGCCGCGCTCGTGGCGGCGCTCGACAAGCAGAATGCGCGCGATCCCGACAACCGCATGCTGTTCCTGAACTATTCGGCCGACGATCCGGCGCTGACCGGCGCGCGCTGCAGCTTCTGGCACTTTCGCTTCGACGCGCACGCGGGCATGCGGATGGCCGCGCTGGCCGACGTGATGGCGCGCGACCCGGCGCTGCGCAACGTGTACCTGCTGAACCAGGACTACAGCTTCGGGCGCGACGTCAGCGCGCTCGCGCGGCAGACGCTCGCGGCGCGCCGTGCGGACGTGCGCATCGTCGGCGACGAATTCCATCCGATCGGCCGCATCAAGGATTTCTCGCCGTATGTCGCGAAGATTCGCGCGAGCGGCGCCGACGCGGTCGTCACCGGCAACTGGGGCAACGATCTGACGCTGCTCGTGAAGGCGGCGCGCGAGCAGGGGCTGAACGCGAAGTTCTACACGTTCTACGGCAACAGCCTCGGCGCGCCGGCCGCGCTCGGCGACGCGGGCGTCGCGCGCGTGGTGGCGGTCGCCGACTGGCATCCGAACGTCGGCGGCGCGAAATCCGACGCGTTCTACCGTGCGTTCCGCGCCCGTTTTCCGGCGGCGCAGGACGACTACCCGGTGCGGCGCATGAGCGAGATGATCGAAATGCTCGCCGCCGCGATCGACCGCGCGCGCTCGGCCGACCCGGTCGCCGTCGCGCGTGCGCTGGAGGGACTGTCGTTCGACGACGGCTTTCATCCGGTGCGGATGCGCGCGCAGGACCACCAGCTGATCCAGCCCCTTTATGTGATGGAAATGGACAAGGCGGGCACGCCGGGCGTGCGCTTCGACAACGAAGGCTCGGGGTACGGGTTCCGGACCGTGCTCGCCGTGCCGGCGGCGCGCACGGAGGCGCTGTCGACCTGCTCGATGAAGCGCCCGTGA
- a CDS encoding carbonic anhydrase, giving the protein MNRPKSMLVANIAWARETRERTPGFFDALARGQNPRVLWIGCADSRVPAETITHCAPGELFVHRNIANLFHPDDDNAASVLEYAVRVLAVDHVIVCGHYGCGGVRASLLPPPADLPHVARRIAPLCSLARRHRHELDGLDDAAAADRLAELNVLEQVRLLRASPIVRERERPPLVHGWIFSLADGRLKELDSGYAAAAADPAAAPAAMADALG; this is encoded by the coding sequence ATGAACCGCCCCAAGAGCATGCTGGTTGCCAACATCGCCTGGGCCCGCGAAACGCGCGAACGCACGCCCGGCTTCTTCGACGCGCTCGCGCGCGGGCAGAACCCGCGCGTGCTGTGGATCGGCTGCGCGGACAGCCGCGTGCCGGCCGAGACGATCACGCATTGCGCGCCCGGCGAACTGTTCGTTCATCGCAACATCGCGAACCTGTTCCATCCGGACGACGACAACGCCGCGAGCGTGCTCGAATACGCGGTGCGCGTGCTCGCAGTCGATCACGTGATCGTCTGCGGTCACTACGGATGCGGCGGCGTACGCGCATCGCTGCTGCCGCCGCCCGCCGATCTGCCGCACGTCGCGCGCCGGATCGCACCGCTCTGCTCGCTCGCGCGGCGCCATCGTCACGAGCTCGACGGGCTCGACGATGCGGCCGCCGCCGATCGCCTCGCGGAGCTGAACGTGCTCGAGCAGGTGCGGCTGCTGCGCGCGTCGCCGATCGTGCGCGAACGCGAACGGCCACCGCTCGTACACGGCTGGATCTTCTCTCTCGCCGACGGCCGCCTGAAGGAGCTCGATTCCGGATATGCGGCCGCCGCCGCCGATCCCGCCGCCGCCCCGGCCGCGATGGCCGACGCGCTCGGCTGA
- a CDS encoding SulP family inorganic anion transporter yields MKLNERLSTVPRDIVAGIVVFLVALPLCLGIANASGVEPFAGLMSGIVGGIVVALLSGSSLSVSGPAAGLVVIVVDGIAQLGSFSAFLLAVLLSGVLQFVFGMLRAGRFAAYVPSSVIKGMLAAIGVLLIVKQIPFALGIGGASAQSFASWSAQPAAWAATAIAVVSLALLVAWDSSVLRRFAWARAVPAPLAVVVLGIGATLVLGAVAPSVAPGAAQRVALPELESFAAFAASLKHAELGPNFAQLANPDVWRVAITLAVVASLETLLCLEAVEQIDPKRRPVQPDRELKAQGVGNLVAGAVGGLPITSVIVRSSVNVNAGAQSRVSAVVHGVLLLVSVFALTGLINLIPLASLAAILIHTGLKLAKPALFRAVLKQGPAAFVPFAATIAGVLAVDLLFGIAAGLACSVLTVAVANLKSPVTLAQHDDHFLLSFRKDVSFLGKVQVKHHLRHIPDRAAVIVDATRADYIDHDVLELLDAFIADAPRRGIAVEFRRPHAQPGSAPRRWGFRAPAAE; encoded by the coding sequence ATGAAACTCAACGAGCGTCTCTCCACCGTGCCGCGCGACATCGTCGCCGGCATTGTCGTATTCCTCGTCGCGCTGCCGCTCTGCCTCGGCATCGCGAATGCCTCCGGCGTCGAACCGTTCGCCGGACTGATGTCGGGCATCGTCGGCGGCATCGTCGTCGCGCTGCTGAGCGGCTCGTCGCTGTCCGTCAGCGGGCCGGCGGCCGGCCTCGTCGTGATCGTCGTCGACGGCATCGCGCAGCTCGGCAGCTTCTCCGCGTTCCTGCTCGCCGTGCTGCTGTCCGGCGTACTGCAGTTCGTGTTCGGCATGCTGCGCGCCGGGCGCTTCGCCGCGTACGTGCCGTCATCCGTCATCAAGGGCATGCTCGCCGCGATCGGCGTGCTGCTGATCGTCAAGCAGATTCCGTTCGCGCTCGGCATCGGCGGCGCGTCCGCGCAATCGTTTGCGTCGTGGTCCGCTCAGCCTGCCGCCTGGGCCGCGACCGCGATCGCCGTCGTGTCGCTCGCGCTGCTGGTCGCATGGGATTCGAGCGTGCTGCGCCGCTTCGCATGGGCGCGCGCGGTGCCGGCCCCGCTCGCGGTCGTCGTGCTCGGCATCGGCGCGACGCTCGTGCTCGGCGCAGTCGCACCGTCCGTCGCGCCGGGCGCCGCGCAACGCGTCGCGCTGCCGGAACTCGAATCGTTCGCGGCGTTCGCCGCGTCGCTGAAGCACGCGGAGCTGGGCCCGAACTTCGCGCAGCTCGCCAATCCCGACGTGTGGCGCGTCGCGATCACGCTGGCCGTCGTCGCGAGCCTCGAAACGCTGCTGTGCCTCGAAGCGGTCGAGCAGATTGATCCGAAGCGCCGGCCCGTGCAGCCCGATCGCGAACTGAAGGCGCAAGGCGTCGGCAATCTGGTCGCCGGTGCGGTCGGCGGCCTGCCGATCACCTCGGTGATCGTGCGCAGCTCGGTCAACGTCAATGCGGGCGCGCAAAGCCGCGTGTCGGCCGTCGTGCACGGCGTGCTGCTGCTCGTGAGCGTGTTCGCGCTGACCGGCCTGATCAACCTGATTCCGCTCGCGAGTCTCGCCGCGATCCTGATCCATACGGGCCTCAAGCTCGCGAAGCCGGCACTGTTTCGTGCCGTGCTCAAGCAGGGGCCGGCCGCGTTCGTCCCGTTCGCGGCCACGATCGCCGGCGTGCTGGCCGTCGATCTGCTGTTCGGCATCGCCGCCGGTCTCGCGTGCAGCGTGCTGACGGTCGCGGTCGCGAACCTGAAAAGCCCGGTCACGCTCGCGCAGCACGACGACCACTTCCTGCTGTCGTTCCGCAAGGACGTATCGTTCCTCGGCAAGGTTCAGGTCAAGCACCATCTGCGGCACATTCCGGACCGCGCGGCCGTGATCGTCGACGCGACGCGCGCCGACTACATCGATCACGACGTGCTCGAACTGCTCGACGCGTTCATCGCCGATGCGCCGCGACGCGGGATCGCCGTCGAGTTCCGCCGCCCGCACGCGCAGCCGGGCAGCGCACCGCGACGCTGGGGGTTCCGCGCGCCGGCCGCGGAATGA
- a CDS encoding 2-isopropylmalate synthase, translating into MTDKLIIFDTTLRDGEQSPGASMTKEEKIRIAKHLERMKVDVIEAGFAASSNGDFDAIHTIAGLVKDSTICSLARANDKDIQRAADALKPAESFRIHTFIATSPLHMEKKLRMTPDQVFEQARLAVRFARKFTDNVEFSPEDGSRSDMDFLCRVLEAVIAEGATTINIADTVGYGVPELYGNLVKTLRERIPNSDKAVFSVHCHNDLGMAVANSLAGVKIGGARQVECTINGLGERAGNTSLEEIVMAVKTRKDYFGLDVGLDTTQIVPTSKLVSQITGFVVQPNKAVVGANAFAHASGIHQDGVLKARDTYEIMRAEDVGWTANKIVLGKLSGRNAFKQRLQELGVSLDSEAELNAAFMRFKDLADRKSEIFDEDIIAIVSQESALAQEQEHFKFVSLSQHSETGEQPHAKVVFSVDGKEVAGEARGNGPVDATLNAIESEVGSGSELLLYSVNAITTGTQAQGEVTVRLSKSGRIVNGVGTDPDIVAASAKAYIAALNKLHSKDDKLNPQRS; encoded by the coding sequence ATGACAGACAAGCTGATCATTTTCGATACGACCTTGCGTGACGGCGAACAATCGCCCGGTGCGTCGATGACGAAGGAAGAGAAAATCCGCATCGCGAAGCATCTGGAGCGCATGAAGGTCGACGTGATCGAAGCGGGCTTCGCGGCCAGCTCGAACGGCGACTTCGACGCGATCCATACGATCGCCGGTCTCGTGAAGGACAGCACGATCTGCTCGCTGGCACGCGCGAACGACAAGGACATCCAGCGTGCGGCCGACGCGCTGAAGCCGGCCGAGAGCTTCCGGATCCACACGTTCATCGCGACGTCGCCGCTGCATATGGAGAAGAAGCTGCGGATGACGCCCGACCAGGTGTTCGAGCAGGCGCGTCTCGCGGTGCGCTTCGCGCGCAAGTTCACCGACAACGTCGAATTCTCGCCGGAAGACGGCAGCCGCTCCGACATGGACTTCCTGTGCCGCGTGCTGGAAGCGGTGATCGCCGAGGGCGCAACGACGATCAACATCGCGGACACGGTCGGTTACGGCGTGCCCGAGCTGTACGGCAACCTCGTGAAGACGCTGCGCGAGCGCATTCCGAACTCGGACAAGGCGGTCTTCTCGGTGCACTGCCACAACGATCTCGGGATGGCGGTCGCGAACTCGCTGGCCGGCGTGAAGATCGGTGGCGCGCGTCAGGTCGAGTGCACGATCAACGGTCTCGGCGAGCGCGCGGGCAACACGTCGCTCGAAGAAATCGTGATGGCCGTGAAGACGCGCAAGGACTATTTCGGTCTGGACGTCGGCCTCGACACCACGCAGATCGTGCCGACCTCGAAGCTCGTGTCGCAGATCACCGGTTTCGTCGTCCAGCCGAACAAGGCTGTGGTCGGTGCGAACGCGTTCGCGCATGCGTCCGGCATTCACCAGGACGGCGTGCTGAAGGCGCGCGACACGTACGAGATCATGCGCGCGGAAGACGTGGGCTGGACCGCGAACAAGATCGTGCTCGGCAAGCTGTCGGGCCGCAACGCGTTCAAGCAGCGTCTGCAGGAGCTCGGCGTGTCGCTCGACAGCGAAGCCGAACTGAACGCCGCGTTCATGCGCTTCAAGGATCTCGCCGATCGCAAGTCGGAAATCTTCGACGAGGACATCATCGCGATCGTGTCGCAGGAATCGGCGCTCGCGCAGGAGCAGGAACACTTCAAGTTCGTGTCGCTGTCGCAGCATTCGGAAACGGGCGAACAGCCGCACGCGAAGGTCGTATTCTCGGTCGACGGCAAGGAAGTGGCGGGCGAGGCTCGCGGCAACGGCCCGGTCGACGCGACGCTGAACGCGATCGAGAGCGAGGTGGGCAGCGGCTCCGAGCTGCTGCTGTACTCGGTGAATGCGATCACGACCGGCACGCAGGCGCAGGGCGAAGTGACCGTGCGGCTGTCGAAGAGCGGCCGGATCGTCAACGGCGTCGGCACCGATCCCGACATCGTCGCCGCCTCGGCGAAGGCGTATATCGCCGCGCTGAACAAGCTGCATTCGAAGGACGACAAGCTCAACCCGCAGCGCTCCTGA
- the pssA gene encoding CDP-diacylglycerol--serine O-phosphatidyltransferase: MAAFKPRRPRNGVNQPPRSFRRNKALTPEPAPIESRRAARQRFLKTRGIYLLPNAFTTAALFCGFFAVVQAMNVRFEIAAIAIFVAMVLDGMDGRVARMTHTQSAFGEQFDSLSDMVSFGVAPALVMYEWVLKDLGRWGWLAAFVYCSGAALRLARFNTNIGVVDKRFFQGLPSPAAAALIAGFVWLATDNRVPMKLGWLPWVAFALTIYAGVTMVSNAPFYSGKALDVRHRVPFAAILLVVVAFVLVSSDPPLMLFCLFVLYGLSGYVFWAYMAVRGRANPARSSQRDH; this comes from the coding sequence ATGGCCGCATTCAAACCGCGCCGCCCGCGCAACGGCGTCAACCAGCCGCCGCGCTCGTTCCGCCGCAACAAGGCGCTCACGCCCGAGCCGGCACCGATCGAGAGCCGCCGCGCCGCGCGCCAGCGGTTCCTGAAGACCCGCGGCATTTATCTGCTGCCGAACGCGTTCACGACGGCCGCGCTGTTCTGCGGCTTCTTCGCGGTCGTGCAGGCGATGAACGTGCGGTTCGAAATCGCCGCGATCGCGATCTTCGTCGCGATGGTGCTCGACGGAATGGACGGCCGCGTCGCGCGGATGACGCACACGCAGAGCGCCTTCGGCGAGCAATTCGACAGCCTGTCGGACATGGTGTCGTTCGGCGTCGCGCCGGCGCTCGTGATGTACGAGTGGGTGCTGAAGGATCTCGGCCGCTGGGGCTGGCTCGCCGCATTCGTCTACTGCTCGGGCGCCGCGCTGCGTCTCGCGCGTTTCAACACGAATATCGGCGTCGTCGACAAGCGTTTCTTCCAGGGCCTGCCGAGCCCGGCCGCCGCCGCGCTGATCGCCGGATTCGTCTGGCTCGCGACCGACAACCGCGTGCCGATGAAGCTCGGCTGGCTGCCGTGGGTCGCGTTCGCGCTGACGATCTACGCAGGCGTGACGATGGTGTCGAACGCGCCGTTCTACAGCGGCAAGGCGCTCGACGTCCGCCACCGCGTGCCGTTCGCGGCGATCCTGCTCGTCGTCGTCGCGTTCGTGCTGGTGTCGTCCGATCCGCCGCTGATGCTGTTCTGTCTGTTCGTGCTGTACGGGCTGTCCGGCTACGTGTTCTGGGCCTACATGGCCGTGCGCGGACGCGCGAATCCCGCGCGCTCGTCGCAGCGCGATCACTGA
- a CDS encoding phosphatidylserine decarboxylase has product MNYPHPIIAREGWPFIAIAAVIALLIHAVGGFGFAWPFWLLLVFVVQFFRDPQRPIPAQPNAVLCPADGRIVAVETAHDPYANREALKISVFMNVFNVHSQRSPVDGAITKVEYFPGAFLNAAIDKASTENERNAVVIQTASGKTVTSVQIAGLIARRILCYVRAGEPLSRGQRYGFIRFGSRVDVYLPLGSRAKVSIGEKVYASSTILAELEQ; this is encoded by the coding sequence ATGAACTATCCTCATCCGATCATCGCGCGCGAAGGCTGGCCGTTCATCGCGATTGCAGCCGTCATCGCGCTGTTGATCCACGCCGTCGGGGGCTTCGGCTTCGCGTGGCCGTTCTGGCTCCTGCTCGTTTTCGTCGTCCAGTTCTTCCGCGATCCGCAGCGCCCGATTCCGGCGCAGCCGAATGCGGTGCTGTGCCCGGCGGACGGCCGCATCGTCGCGGTCGAGACCGCGCACGATCCGTATGCGAATCGCGAAGCGCTGAAAATCAGCGTGTTCATGAATGTCTTCAACGTGCACTCGCAGCGTTCGCCCGTCGACGGCGCGATCACCAAGGTCGAATACTTCCCGGGCGCATTCCTGAACGCGGCGATCGACAAGGCGTCGACCGAAAACGAGCGCAACGCGGTCGTGATCCAGACGGCAAGCGGCAAGACCGTGACCTCCGTGCAGATCGCCGGCCTCATCGCGCGCCGGATTCTCTGCTACGTGCGTGCCGGCGAGCCGCTGTCGCGCGGTCAGCGCTACGGTTTCATCCGCTTCGGTTCGCGCGTCGACGTGTATCTGCCGCTCGGCAGCCGCGCGAAGGTGTCGATCGGCGAGAAGGTGTACGCGTCGTCGACGATCCTCGCCGAGCTCGAACAGTAA
- the ilvC gene encoding ketol-acid reductoisomerase, whose translation MNVFYDKDADLSLIKGKQVTIIGYGSQGHAHALNLKDSGVNVTVGLRKGGASWSKAENAGLAVKEIAEAVKGADVVMMLLPDEQIADVYAKEVHANIKQGAALAFAHGFNVHYGQVIPRADLDVIMIAPKAPGHTVRGTYSQGGGVPHLIAVAQNKSGAARDIALSYAAANGGGRAGIIETNFREETETDLFGEQAVLCGGTVELIKAGFETLVEAGYAPEMAYFECLHELKLIVDLIYEGGIANMNYSISNNAEYGEYVTGPRVVTEETKKAMKQCLTDIQTGEYAKSFILENKAGAPTLQSRRRLTAEHQIEQVGAKLRAMMPWIAKNKLVDQTKN comes from the coding sequence ATGAACGTTTTCTACGACAAAGACGCCGACCTCTCCCTCATCAAGGGCAAGCAAGTCACGATCATCGGCTACGGCTCGCAAGGCCACGCACACGCGCTGAACCTGAAGGACAGCGGCGTGAACGTGACGGTCGGTCTGCGCAAGGGTGGCGCGTCGTGGAGCAAGGCCGAGAACGCGGGCCTCGCGGTGAAGGAAATCGCGGAAGCGGTGAAGGGCGCCGACGTCGTGATGATGCTGCTGCCGGACGAGCAGATCGCCGACGTCTACGCGAAGGAAGTGCACGCGAACATCAAGCAGGGCGCGGCACTCGCATTCGCGCACGGCTTCAACGTCCACTACGGCCAGGTGATCCCGCGCGCCGACCTCGACGTGATCATGATCGCGCCGAAGGCACCGGGCCACACCGTGCGCGGCACGTACTCGCAGGGCGGCGGCGTGCCGCACCTGATCGCCGTGGCGCAGAACAAGTCGGGCGCGGCGCGCGACATCGCGCTGTCGTACGCGGCAGCGAACGGCGGCGGCCGTGCCGGCATCATCGAGACGAACTTCCGTGAAGAGACCGAAACCGACCTGTTCGGCGAGCAGGCCGTGCTGTGCGGCGGTACCGTCGAGCTGATCAAGGCCGGCTTCGAAACGCTGGTCGAAGCGGGCTACGCGCCGGAAATGGCGTACTTCGAGTGCCTGCACGAACTGAAGCTGATCGTCGACCTGATCTACGAAGGCGGCATCGCGAACATGAACTACTCGATCTCGAACAACGCCGAGTACGGCGAGTACGTGACGGGCCCGCGCGTCGTCACGGAAGAGACGAAGAAGGCGATGAAGCAGTGCCTGACCGACATCCAGACCGGCGAATACGCGAAGAGCTTCATTCTGGAAAACAAGGCGGGCGCACCGACGCTGCAGTCGCGTCGCCGCCTGACGGCCGAGCACCAGATCGAGCAGGTCGGCGCGAAGCTGCGCGCGATGATGCCGTGGATCGCGAAGAACAAGCTCGTCGACCAGACGAAGAACTAA
- the ilvN gene encoding acetolactate synthase small subunit, translating into MRHIISVLLENEPGALSRVVGLFSARGYNIETLTVAPTEDQSLSRLTIVSIGSDDVIEQITKHLNRLIEVVKVVDLTDGAHIERELMLIKVRAVGKEREEMKRMSDIFRGRIIDVTEKTYTIELTGASDKLDAFIQGLDAGAILETVRTGSSGIGRGERILKV; encoded by the coding sequence ATGAGACACATCATTTCCGTCCTGCTGGAAAACGAACCGGGTGCGCTGTCGCGCGTGGTCGGTCTGTTTTCCGCACGCGGCTACAACATCGAAACCTTGACGGTGGCGCCGACCGAAGACCAATCGCTGTCGCGGCTCACCATCGTATCCATTGGCTCCGACGACGTGATCGAACAGATCACGAAGCATCTGAACCGCCTGATCGAGGTGGTGAAAGTGGTGGACCTGACCGACGGTGCACACATCGAACGCGAGCTGATGCTGATCAAGGTCCGTGCAGTGGGCAAGGAGCGCGAAGAAATGAAGCGGATGTCGGATATTTTCCGCGGCCGCATCATCGACGTGACCGAGAAGACCTACACGATCGAATTGACGGGCGCGAGCGACAAGCTCGACGCATTCATCCAGGGGCTGGACGCGGGTGCGATCCTCGAGACCGTGCGCACCGGCAGCTCCGGCATCGGACGGGGCGAGCGCATCCTGAAGGTGTGA